One part of the Eptesicus fuscus isolate TK198812 chromosome 20, DD_ASM_mEF_20220401, whole genome shotgun sequence genome encodes these proteins:
- the CPSF4L gene encoding putative cleavage and polyadenylation specificity factor subunit 4-like protein, which translates to MEEVIAGLERFTFTLEEDVEMQKGIEPLPFLGMDKSSSAVCNFYAKGLCEKGGLCPFRHDHGEKTVVCKHWLRGLCKKGDQCRFLHQYDLSRMPECYFHSKFGECSNKECDFLHVKTPSKAQACPSYDQGFCKDGPLCKYRHVKRVMCTNYLGGFCPLGPECQYAQSFRSS; encoded by the exons ATGGAGGAGGTCATTGCCGGGCTGGAGCGGTTCACCTTCACCTTGGAGGAGGATGTAGAGATGCAAAAGGGCATTGAACCCCTGCCTTTCCTGGGCATGGACA AGTCCAGCTCGGCTGTGTGCAACTTCTACGCCAAGGGGCTCTGTGAGAAAGGTGG gctgtgcccGTTCCGGCACGACCACGGGGAGAAGACGGTGGTGTGCAAGCACTGGCTGCGCGGGCTGTGCAAGAAGGGCGACCAGTGCCGGTTCCTGCACCAGTACGACCTCTCCAGGATGCCCGAGTGCTACTTCCACTCCAAGTTCG GTGAGTGCAGCAACAAGGAGTGCGACTTTCTTCACGTGAAGACACCTTCCAAGGCCCAGGCCTGTCCTTCGTATGACCAGGGCTTCTGCAAAGACG GTCCCCTGTGTAAATACCGCCACGTCAAGAGGGTCATGTGCACCAACTACTTAGGTGGCTTCTGCCCCCTGGGGCCCGAGTGCCAGTACGCACA ATCCTTCCGTAGCTCCTGA